In Callospermophilus lateralis isolate mCalLat2 chromosome 19, mCalLat2.hap1, whole genome shotgun sequence, the following are encoded in one genomic region:
- the Nme3 gene encoding nucleoside diphosphate kinase 3 isoform X2, whose product MLRPAGSGPAAAMICLVLTIFANLFPATCSGVHERTFLAVKPDGVQRRLVGEIVRRFERKGFKLVALKLVQASEELLCEHYAELRGRPFYGRLVKYMSSGPVVAMVWQGLDVVRASRALIGATDPINAQPGTIRGDFCVEECNPR is encoded by the exons ATGCTCCGCCCCGCTGGGTCCGGTCCTGCCGCCGCCATGATCTGCCTGGTGCTGACCATCTTCGCTAACCTCTTCCCGGCGA CCTGCAGCGGCGTGCACGAGCGCACCTTCCTGGCAGTGAAGCCTGACGGTGTGCAGCGGCGGCTGGTGGGCGAGATCGTGCGGCGTTTCGAAAGGAAGGGCTTCAAACTGGTGGCGCTGAAGCTGGTGCAG GCCTCCGAGGAGCTGCTGTGTGAGCACTACGCGGAGCTGCGCGGGCGCCCCTTCTATGGCCGCCTGGTCAAGTACATGAGCTCCGGGCCCGTGGTGGCCATG GTGTGGCAGGGCCTGGACGTCGTGCGCGCCTCGAGGGCACTCATCGGCGCCACGGACCCAATAAACGCCCAGCCTGGCACCATTCGCGGGGACTTCTGCGTGGAG GAATGTAATCCACGGTAG
- the Eme2 gene encoding structure-specific endonuclease subunit EME2, with protein MRPRQGLVVQGVELRVARTLPLFAQSAHAAGQLGDQPRPHLLPRHSGVRDPRLAPPEPRVSRAGPRRKRPVSRPKASGRVRKWRGGRAMAEVRPERAARSRLGQRRPPTWEVSDSEAEGDDSTEAGARTRGVAGERREAAWRPEQALQRLVVRMDPALLEDTRADVLMEALGALGCECRIEPQRRARSLRWSGVRHNPGSVASEVWATEEQELLLLLLLEPEEFLQGTAQLTQTEGPPCPVPWISPESPAHPHLAVIGLDAHLWSCQPSAQGMQQLQNSEVVQAKEAVSWPEVEEALVLLQLRADLDVLLVASWQELTQHVCAYTKALAQLPSKQCWDSQAFSFCTAGRWVAGQQVARDGSGLRGVWWRQIRQFNRVSPAVADAIVTAFPSPRLLQQALMACNTEQERLGLLADLPVEASKGRQSRRVGPDLSRRICLFLTTTSPDLLLDLGS; from the exons ATGCGGCCGCGTCAGGGTCTCGTAGTCCAGGGCGTAGAGCTGCGAGTCGCGCGGACGCTCCCGCTGTTCGCGCAGAGCGCGCACGCGGCGGGCCAGCTCGGCGATCAGCCGCGGCCGCACCTTCTTCCGCGCCATAGTGGTGTCCGCGACCCCCGCCTTGCCCCGCCCGAACCCCGTGTGTCCCGAGCCGGCCCGCGCCGGAAGCGGCCGGTGTCCCGCCCAAAGGCGTCCGGGCGTGTGCGGAAGTGGAGGGGAGGCCGGGCCATGGCGGAGGTGCGACCCGAGAGGGCCGCGCGCTCGCGCCTTGGCCAGCGGCGGCCCCCGACCTGGGAGGTGTCGGACTCTGAGGCGGAGGGCGACGACTCTACAGAAGCCGGAGCGCGGACTCGGGGCGTGGCGGGGGAGCGCAGGGAGGCGGCGTGGCGGCCCGAGCAGGCTCTGCAGCGCCTGGTGGTGCGCATGGACCCAG CCTTGCTGGAGGACACTCGTGCTGACGTCCTAATGGAGGCTCTGGGCGCCCTGGGCTGTGAATGCCGCATCGAACCGCAGCGCCGGGCTCGCAGCCTGCGGTGGAGCGGAGTGAGGCACAACCCCGGCAGC GTGGCTTCTGAGGTGTGGGCTACAGAGGAGCAGGAACtactactgctgctgctgctggagcCTGAGGAGTTTCTGCAGGGCACTGCCCAGCTGACCCAG ACAGAAGGCCCACCCTGTCCGGTGCCTTGGATCTCTCCTGAGAGTCCTGCCCACCCCCACCTGGCTGTCATAGGGCTGGATGCCCACCTATG GTCTTGCCAGCCCAGTGCCCAGGGGATGCAACAGCTGCAGAATTCAGAGGTGGTCCAGGCCAAGGAGGCTGTCAGCTGGCCGGAAGTGGAGGAG GCTCTGGTGCTCCTTCAGCTCCGTGCAGACCTGGATGTGCTACTGGTGGCCTCCTGGCAAGAGCTGACTCAGCACGTGTGTGCCTACACCAAGGCCCTCGCCCAGCTCCCCTCTAA GCAGTGCTGGGACTCCCAGGCCTTTTCCTTCTGCACAGCAGGTCGCTGGGTTGCAGGCCAGCAGGTGGCCAGAGATGGCTCTGGGTTGCGTGGGGTTTGGTGGAGACAGATCAGGCAGTTTAACCGGGTCAGCCCTGCTGTGGCAGATGCCATTGTCACCGCCTTCCCCTCCCCACGCCTTCTGCAGCAG GCGCTCATGGCCTGCAACACAGAACAGGAACGTCTGGGCCTCCTGGCTGACCTCCCTGTGGAGGCCAGCAAAGGCAGACAGTCCCGAAGGGTGGGGCCTGACCTCTCCCGTCGCATCTGCCTGTTCCTGACCACCACCAGCCCTGACCTGCTACTGGACCTGGGCTCCTGA
- the Nme3 gene encoding nucleoside diphosphate kinase 3 isoform X1 yields MLRPAGSGPAAAMICLVLTIFANLFPATCSGVHERTFLAVKPDGVQRRLVGEIVRRFERKGFKLVALKLVQASEELLCEHYAELRGRPFYGRLVKYMSSGPVVAMVWQGLDVVRASRALIGATDPINAQPGTIRGDFCVEVGKNVIHGSDSVESARREIALWFRSDELLCWEDSVGHWLYE; encoded by the exons ATGCTCCGCCCCGCTGGGTCCGGTCCTGCCGCCGCCATGATCTGCCTGGTGCTGACCATCTTCGCTAACCTCTTCCCGGCGA CCTGCAGCGGCGTGCACGAGCGCACCTTCCTGGCAGTGAAGCCTGACGGTGTGCAGCGGCGGCTGGTGGGCGAGATCGTGCGGCGTTTCGAAAGGAAGGGCTTCAAACTGGTGGCGCTGAAGCTGGTGCAG GCCTCCGAGGAGCTGCTGTGTGAGCACTACGCGGAGCTGCGCGGGCGCCCCTTCTATGGCCGCCTGGTCAAGTACATGAGCTCCGGGCCCGTGGTGGCCATG GTGTGGCAGGGCCTGGACGTCGTGCGCGCCTCGAGGGCACTCATCGGCGCCACGGACCCAATAAACGCCCAGCCTGGCACCATTCGCGGGGACTTCTGCGTGGAGGTCGGCAA GAATGTAATCCACGGTAGCGACTCGGTGGAGAGTGCCCGCCGCGAGATCGCGCTCTGGTTCAGGTCGGATGAGCTCCTCTGTTGGGAGGACAGCGTCGGGCACTGGCTGTACGAGTAG
- the Nubp2 gene encoding cytosolic Fe-S cluster assembly factor NUBP2, giving the protein MEATGELAGGDPIAGLEPGNLSGVRHIILVLSGKGGVGKSTISTELALALRHEGKKVGILDVDLCGPSIPRMLQAQGRAVHQCDSGWVPVFVDQEQSISLMSVGFLLERPDEAVVWRGPKKSALIKQFVSDVAWGELDYLVVDTPPGTSDEHMAAVEALRPYRPLGALVVTTPQAVSVGDVRRELTFCRKTGLQVMGVVENMSGFACPHCAECTNIFSRGGGEELARLAGVPFLGSVPLDPELSRSLEEGRDFIQEFPKSPAFPALASIAREVLNATPALLS; this is encoded by the exons ATGGAGGCTACTGGTGAACTTGCGGGCGGGGACCCCATTGCGGGCCTGG AGCCTGGGAACCTGTCTGGCGTGCGGCACATCATCCTAGTTCTCTCTGGGAAGGGGGGCGTTGGGAAAAGCACCATCTCCACAGAGCTGGCCCTGGCACTGCGCCACGAGGGCAAGAAG GTAGGGATCCTGGATGTGGACCTGTGTGGCCCCAGCATTCCACGCATGCTCCAGGCACAGGGCAGGGCGGTGCACCAGTGTGACAGtggctgggtgcctgtcttcgtgGATCAGGAGCAGAGCATCTCCCTCATGTCTGTGGGCTTCCTGCTGGAGAGGCCAGACGAGGCCGTGGTGTGGAGAGGTCCCAAGAAGAGTG CACTGATAAAGCAGTTTGTGTCTGATGTGGCTTGGGGAGAGCTGGACTACCTAGTTGTGGACACACCCCCCGGCACCTCTGATGAGCACATGGCCGCCGTGGAAGCCCTGCGCCCTTACAGGCCCCTGGGGGCCCTCGTGGTCACCACACCGCAG GCAGTGTCTGTGGGGGATGTGAGGCGGGAGCTGACCTTCTGCAGGAAGACAGGGCTGCAGGTGATGGGGGTCGTGGAGAACATGAGCGGCTTCGCCTGCCCACACTGTGCC GAGTGCACCAACATTTTCTCCAGAGGTGGCGGGGAGGAGCTGGCTCGGCTTGCCGGAGTTCCCTTCTTAG GCTCTGTGCCCCTGGATCCTGAGCTCAGCAGGAGCCTGGAAGAGGGCCGCGACTTCATCCAGGAGTTCCCCAAGAGCCCCGCGTTTCCTGCACTCGCCTCCATAGCCCGGGAAGTTCTGAATGCCACACCTGCTCTGCTCTCCTGA
- the Igfals gene encoding insulin-like growth factor-binding protein complex acid labile subunit, whose amino-acid sequence MACREGGPALVALLVSWAALGPCGLGGAEPRVLADTEGPQCPAICICSYEDDTGELNVFCSSRNLTHLPIGIPDGTRALWLDGNNLSSIPPAAFQNLTNLDFLNLQGNRLSGLEPQALLGLQNLYHLHLERNQLRSLAAGSFAHTRSLASLSLSNNLLGRLEEGLFQGLPHLWDLNLGWNSLVVLPDTVFQGLGSLRELVLAGNKLAYLQPALFCGLGELRELDLSRNALRSIKASVFVQLPRLQKLHLDRNLITALAPGAFLGMRALRWLDLSHNRVASLPEDAFPGLLGLHVLRLAHNAIGSLRPRTFKDLHFLEELQLGHNRIRQLAEKTFEGLGQLEVLTLNDNQIQEVKAGAFLGLFNVAVVNLSGNCLRTLPGQVFRGLATLHSLHLEGSCLGRLGPQTFAGLSGLRRLFLKHSGISSLEERSLGGLHSLQELDLTSNQLSHLPGGLFQGLSQLEYLLLSGNQLSALPADLLRPLQRAFWLDLSHNRLEVLPEGLFSTLGQLRYLSLRNNSLQTFLPQPPGLERLWLEGNPWDCRCPLRALRDFALQNPSVVPRSVQAVCEGDDCQPGYTYNNITCASPANVSGLDLRDVGEDHFAHC is encoded by the exons ATGGCCTGCAGGGAAG GAGGCCCAGCCCTGGTGGCACTGCTAGTCTCCTGGGCAGCACTGGGCCCCTGTGGCCTGGGTGGAGCAGAGCCCAGAGTGCTGGCAGACACCGAGGGCCCACAGTGCCCGGCCATCTGCATCTGCAGCTATGAGGACGACACGGGGGAGCTCAACGTTTTCTGCAGCTCGAGGAACCTCACGCACCTGCCCATCGGTATCCCAGATGGCACCAGGGCCCTGTGGCTTGATGGCAACAACCTCTCTTCCATCCCCCCAGCGGCCTTCCAGAACCTGACCAACCTGGACTTCCTCAACCTGCAGGGCAACCGTCTGAGTGGCCTGGAGCCACAGGCGCTCCTGGGCCTGCAGAACCTGTACCACCTTCACCTGGAGAGGAACCAGCTGCGGAGCCTGGCAGCTGGCTCGTTCGCGCACACACGCAGCCTGGCCTcgctcagcctcagcaacaacctGCTCGGCAGGCTGGAGGAGGGCCTcttccagggcctcccacatctcTGGGACCTCAACCTCGGCTGGAACAGCCTGGTTGTGCTGCCCGACACAGTGTTCCAGGGCCTGGGCAGCCTCCGTGAGCTGGTGCTGGCTGGCAACAAGCTGGCCTACCTGCAGCCGGCGCTCTTCTGCGGCCTGGGAGAGCTGCGGGAGCTGGATCTGAGCAGGAACGCACTGCGCAGCATAAAGGCCAGCGTCTTCGTGCAGCTGCCCCGGCTGCAGAAGCTCCACCTGGACCGCAACCTCATCACAGCCCTGGCCCCTGGCGCCTTCCTGGGCATGAGGGCGCTGCGCTGGCTGGACCTGTCGCACAACCGTGTGGCCAGCCTCCCAGAGGACGCCTTCCCTGGCCTGCTGGGCCTGCACGTGCTGCGCCTGGCACACAATGCCATTGGCAGCCTCCGGCctcgcaccttcaaggacctGCACTTCCTGGAAGAGCTGCAGCTGGGGCACAACCGCATCCGGCAGCTGGCAGAGAAGACGTTTGAGGGCCTGGGGCAGCTGGAGGTGCTCACGCTCAACGACAACCAGATCCAGGAGGTCAAGGCGGGTGCCTTCCTCGGCCTCTTCAACGTGGCTGTTGTGAACCTCTCTGGCAACTGCCTGCGGACCCTCCCAGGACAGGTGTTCCGGGGCCTGGCCACACTGCACAGCCTTCACCTGGAGGGCAGCTGCCTGGGCCGTCTGGGCCCCCAGACCTTCGCAGGCCTATCAGGGCTGCGCAGGCTCTTCCTCAAGCACAGCGGCATCTCCAGCCTTGAGGAGCGGAGCCTGGGAGGGCTGCACTCGCTCCAGGAGCTGGATCTTACCTCCAACCAGCTTTCACACCTGCCCGGGGGGCTCTTCCAGGGCCTCAGCCAGCTGGAGTACCTGCTGCTCTCTGGCAACCAGCTATCAGCCCTGCCTGCAGACCTCCTGCGGCCCCTGCAGCGGGCCTTCTGGCTGGACCTCTCTCACAATCGCCTGGAAGTGCTGCCTGAGGGCCTCTTCTCCACACTGGGCCAGTTGCGCTACCTCAGTCTCAGGAACAACTCCCTGCAGAccttcctgccacagcctccaggCCTGGAGCGCCTGTGGCTTGAGGGCAATCCCTGGGACTGTCGCTGCCCACTCCGGGCGCTAAGGGACTTTGCCCTGCAGAACCCCAGTGTTGTGCCCCGCTCTGTCCAGGCTGTCTGTGAGGGTGACGACTGCCAGCCCGGGTACACTTACAACAACATCACCTGTGCCAGCCCTGCCAATGTCTCGGGCCTCGACCTGCGGGATGTTGGCGAGGACCACTTTGCACACTGCTGA
- the Spsb3 gene encoding SPRY domain-containing SOCS box protein 3 codes for MQRGGGDCLRPGRSRKWVTACEAWLRRLQVLSSMARRPRSSRAWHFVLSAARRDADARAVSLAGTTNRGYDSDGQHSDSDSDPESSSLPPSIPSAVPVTGESFCDCESQSEAPFCSSPHTTHRGKDCRCGEEDEYFDWVWDDLNKSSAALLSCDNRKVSFHMEYSCGTAAIRGTKELGDGQHFWEIKMTSPVYGTDMMVGIGTSDVDLDKYHHTFCSLLGRDEDSWGLSYTGLLHHKGDKTSFSSRFGQGSIIGVHLDAWHGTLTFFKNRKCIGVAATRLRNRRFYPMVCSTAARSSMKVIRACATATSLQYLCCSRLRQLRPDSGDTLEGLPLPPGLKQVLRDKLGWVLSMNCSHRKPPASPPGTPSLEARPCRRKRCRRT; via the exons ATGCAGCGCGGGGGCGGGGATTGTTTACGTCCCGGCCGGAGCCGAAAGTGGGTCACAGCCTGCGAAGCGTGGCTGCGGCGGCTGCAG GTCCTCTCTAGCATGGCCAGACGTCCGAGGAGTAGCAGGGCATGGCATTTTGTCTTGAGCGCAGCCCGCCGGGATGCTGATGCCCGGGCTGTGTCCCTGGCAGGCACCACTAACCGGGGCTATGACTCTGATGGGCAG CACAGTGACTCCGATTCTGACCCTGAGTCCTCGTCCCTGCCACCATCCATCCCCAGTGCTGTGCCTGTGACAGGGGAGTCCTTCTGTGACTGTGAGAGCCAGAGCGAGGCCCCCTTCTGCAGCAGCCCACATACCACGCACCGTGGCAAGGACTGCCGCTGTGGAGAAGAGGATGAGT ACTTCGACTGGGTCTGGGATGACCTGAATAAGTCCTCAGCTGCCCTGCTAAGCTGTGACAACCGCAAGGTCAGCTTCCATATGGAGTATAGCTGTGGTACTGCAGCCATCCGGGGCACCAAGGAGCTGGGGGATGGCCAACACTTCTGGGAAATTAAGATGACCTCACCTGTCTATGGCACTGATATG ATGGTGGGCATTGGGACGTCAGACGTGGACCTGGACAAGTACCATCACACCTTCTGCAGCCTGCTTGGCAGGGACGAGGACAGCTGGGGCCTCTCCTACACGG GGCTCCTCCACCATAAGGGTGACAAGACCAGCTTCTCATCGCGGTTTGGCCAAGGCTCCATCATTGGTGTGCACCTGGATGCCTGGCATGGGACGCTGACTTTCTTTAAGAACAGGAAGTGCATAG GAGTGGCAGCCACCAGACTGAGGAACAGGAGGTTCTACCCGATGGTGTGCTCCACAGCAGCCAGAAGCAGCATGAAGGTGATCCGTGCTTGCGCCACCGCCACCTCCCTGCAGTACCTGTGCTGCTCCCGCCTGCGCCAGTTGCGCCCTGACTCAGGGGACACCCTTGAGGGCCTGCCCCTGCCACCTGGTCTCAAGCAGGTGCTACGTGACAAGTTGGGCTGGGTCTTGAGCATGAACTGCAGCCATCGCAAGCCCCCAGCATCCCCACCTGGTACCCCCagcctagaggccaggccctgccGAAGGAAGAGGTGCCGACGGACCTGA